The Acidobacteriota bacterium genome includes the window TTTGAGGAAGCCCGTGGCGGGGTGGTCCGACGACGAACTGGGCGCCGTGTCCGACAACCTTCGAACCCAGTTCTCCGGGTTGAGGGACCTGGCCACCGAGGTGTCCCGGTCGGTCGCCCTGGTGGAGGAGGAGATCGGCCGGCTGGCCAGGACCGCGGATTCGCTGGGAAGGGATTCGGAAGAACAAGCCCGGTCCATTGCCCGCACCCGCGAGGCGGTCCGGGGGGCGCAAGACTCCTCGGTGAGGGTCTCCCGCTCCATGGAGGAGGTGGCCGCCTCGACTCAGGAGGTGTCCTCGACGGTTCTGCAGATGCAGGCGAACACGGAGGAGATCGCCGGAAACGCGGACGTGCTGACCCAGTCGGTGGAACAGACGGCCGCTTCCTCGAACGAAATCGCCTGCGCTTCGGAGGAGATCGGGAGGTCCACGACGGAACTCGAGCGAAGCGGTCAGGAAACGGTTTCCTTCTTCACGGAGCTGGACGCCACCTTGGAGGAGACCCGGGTCAATGCCGGCACACTCCTCTCCACGGCCATGGAGCTGAAGCGGGACGCTTCGGAAGGGCACGAGGCCGTGCGGGAGGTGGAAGAGACGATCCAGGCGACCCACCAGGCCATCGAGGGCAGCCGACAGGATCTCCAGGTGCTCCACGAAGTCCTCGGACGGATCGGGTCCGTGACCGAGGTGATCCAAGAGATCAGCGAGCAGACCCACCTGCTTTCCCTGAACGCATCCATCATCGCCGCCGGGGCGGGGGAGTACGGCCGTCCCTTCGCGGTGGTGGCCCAGCAGATCCGCGAACTTTCCCGCCGCACCGCCGCCAACGTGAAAGAGATCCGGTCCCACGTCCAGTCCGTCCAGGAGGGGCGGGAAAGGATGGTCGGTTCGGTGAGCCGATCGGCCGACGCGGCGGAAAAGAGCACCCGCCTGTCCCGCCGTGCCGGGGAGGCCCTGACGACGATCCTCCGCTCCGCGGAGCGGCAGGAGGAGGTGAGCCGCACCATCGCCTCGGCGGCGGAAGAGGTTGCCCTGGGCGGAAACCACGCGGGGCTCGCCCTCCAGCGCATCTTCTCCCAGATCCAGGAGATTTCACGGGCCGTGGAGCAGGAGATCCGGGCCACGAGGCTCCTCCACGAGGAGTCGGAGCGAGTGAGGGAAGTGGCTTCGCAGGTTCGGACCGCGACGGGCGAACAGGCCCGGGGAGCCGTCCTCATGAGCCAGGCCGCCAGCCGAATCTCGGAGCAGGCCCAGGAGACCTCGGGGGCGGCCCGTTCTCAGGCCGACGCCGCCTCCTCCATCCTGGGCGCCGTGGAGCGGATCAACTCGGCGGCCGGTGGATTGCGGGAGGCCTGCGGAGAACTCTCGAGGTCGGCCACCAGGCTGCAGGAAGGCGCGCGGAGGCTGAGTCGGAGCGTGCAGGCCA containing:
- a CDS encoding methyl-accepting chemotaxis protein, whose translation is MRSLILRLPTWLLELIPVVAGVVTAFGYFIVVLPATLPFTGEYFLAAFVIYGITRIPANWYFKRHLLPPLRNYLSARRAGRALSQSELRDTYLALSSHLSRSTRANLLLWAFSAVLLLAADQIWLVGTVLSMVTLLFTTSIIVMIALVLSYYINKARLEPVMEEVQLLLERTPDVASRRISLSRKLVVVVFGMNSLVFLAFGVLLYAQMARAIQAGVLRSSETQIRGLLDRLEGTGKEGWLDVLRAGTPDGCESAVVDATGTPLAEHPEGAFGGASGMRKWLRRSGMIGKDQIQVSTPKGQARLLPGPGGTGLVVLASPGLTAPKRMFGIFTVGFGYLLVALVVMGGYIGLFGSDLGRIGAKIAAFSHSLAAGDLRKPVAGWSDDELGAVSDNLRTQFSGLRDLATEVSRSVALVEEEIGRLARTADSLGRDSEEQARSIARTREAVRGAQDSSVRVSRSMEEVAASTQEVSSTVLQMQANTEEIAGNADVLTQSVEQTAASSNEIACASEEIGRSTTELERSGQETVSFFTELDATLEETRVNAGTLLSTAMELKRDASEGHEAVREVEETIQATHQAIEGSRQDLQVLHEVLGRIGSVTEVIQEISEQTHLLSLNASIIAAGAGEYGRPFAVVAQQIRELSRRTAANVKEIRSHVQSVQEGRERMVGSVSRSADAAEKSTRLSRRAGEALTTILRSAERQEEVSRTIASAAEEVALGGNHAGLALQRIFSQIQEISRAVEQEIRATRLLHEESERVREVASQVRTATGEQARGAVLMSQAASRISEQAQETSGAARSQADAASSILGAVERINSAAGGLREACGELSRSATRLQEGARRLSRSVQAIRL